A single window of Bos javanicus breed banteng chromosome 19, ARS-OSU_banteng_1.0, whole genome shotgun sequence DNA harbors:
- the LOC133231624 gene encoding testis-expressed protein 19.2-like — protein sequence MCPPVSKQYVAEGLSYLYVSWMYQLQHGSQLRLCFACFKVAFLDFKRMLESEDWEDEDWDSELMDDSEAWSEQGSSSGMGPSWGQGQGQPAQGGAVGWGSGTLASGPVESEDVGLHNHTVPTELQPQDAVPLGLGAEDADWTQGLPWRLEGLPTCSHWPSPLPPWRGFFKVDLPLGEPMVLELGTTQNMDPAETKAWLLDLQVLSLVGCCDVIYVQKMKPRRAWRTPGQCWKLLLEPDEWWVVRLQDAPQMQDLHHWKLSILESPSLEQNVDLVPADLVLLKRGLTILSFSPWAKREAAEGDSASRPQSSTQGGDAGTSGLREPGENLAAVGASALGELPHSQPLNPGSQN from the coding sequence ATGTGCCCTCCAGTCAGCAAGCAGTATGTGGCGGAGGGCCTGTCCTACCTCTACGTGTCCTGGATGTATCAGCTTCAACATGGCAGCCAGCTAAGGCTCTGCTTCGCTTGCTTCAAGGTTGCCTTTCTGGACTTTAAACGGATGCTGGAGTCAGAAGACTGGGAAGATGAAGATTGGGACTCTGAGCTGATGGACGATTCTGAGGCATGGTCTGAGCAGGGGTCATCCTCGGGGATGGGGCCAAGCTGGGGGCAGGGCCAAGGGCAGCCTGCACAGGGCGGGGCTGTGGGCTGGGGGTCAGGCACCCTGGCATCAGGCCCTGTGGAGTCAGAAGATGTGGGCTTGCACAATCATACTGTGCCCACCGAGCTGCAGCCTCAGGATGCGGTACCTCTGGGCCTGGGTGCTGAAGATGCTGACTGGacccagggccttccctggcgACTTGAGGGACTCCCTACCTGCTCCCACTGGCCAAGCCCCCTTCCTCCATGGCGGGGTTTTTTCAAAGTGGACCTGCCCCTGGGGGAGCCCATGGTACTGGAGCTGGGCACCACCCAGAACATGGACCCTGCTGAGACTAAGGCCTGGTTACTGGACCTGCAGGTCCtctccctggtgggctgctgtgatGTCATCTACGTCCAGAAGATGAAGCCAAGAAGGGCCTGGAGGACCCCAGGCCAGTGTTGGAAACTGCTGCTGGAGCCTGATGAGTGGTGGGTGGTGAGACTCCAAGATGCACCCCAGATGCAAGACCTGCACCACTGGAAGCTAAGCATTCTGGAATCCCCTTCTCTGGAGCAGAATGTAGATCTGGTGCCTGCGGACTTGGTCCTGCTTAAGAGGGGACTCACCATCCTCTCTTTTTCACCCTGGGCCAAGAGAGAGGCAGCAGAGGGGGACTCAGCCTCTAGGCCACAGTCTTCCACCCAAGGAGGGGATGCCGGCACCAGTGGGCTCAGAGAGCCTGGGGAGAACCTGGCTGCTGTGGGAGCCTCGGCCCTGGGAGAGCTGCCACATTCCCAGCCCCTCAACCCAGGGTCCCAGAACTGA